The region CATCGCATCTTCGTCCTTCAGCGTGTAGATGACTTTGACATCTTTGCTGGAGGCTTCAAGATTGCCGCCCTTACGCAGGCACAGTTCCGCTCCGACAAATCCCGGAAAGGCCAGCATTTCGGGAATGTGTTCGTTTTTAAGCCAGTCTACGTACTCAGAATAAACTTCATGACGAACCATCACATGGACA is a window of Bdellovibrio sp. ArHS DNA encoding:
- a CDS encoding DUF4286 family protein; this translates as MVKYLVHVMVRHEVYSEYVDWLKNEHIPEMLAFPGFVGAELCLRKGGNLEASSKDVKVIYTLKDEDAMKVYMTEHAMKAREKGLEKFPGQFSAQREVWLETINFTSK